From the genome of Phytohabitans rumicis, one region includes:
- a CDS encoding NAD-dependent epimerase/dehydratase family protein has product MRVFVAGGTGVLGRRLVPRLVARGHEVIATTTSAAKLDLVVQLGAKGVVMDGLDRMSVRDAVAAAQPDAILHQMTAINPVHAGQPSFKHMDRWFAGTNRLRTEGTDNLLAAAQATGVTNIVAQSYAAWNGLRQGGWVKTERDMLDPMKGTTAAPGMAAIGHVENAVVKAGGAVLRYGWFYGPDATEALAEPVRKRQFPIVGDGAGHTSFVHLDDAASATILTVEQHAKGVFNIVDDEPAPANQWLPYTAACAGAKKPMRVPVWLARPLAGQVAVILMTEGRGFSNAKAKRELGWTLRYPSWRQGFKEELA; this is encoded by the coding sequence ATGCGAGTGTTCGTTGCCGGTGGGACTGGGGTTCTTGGCCGTCGGTTGGTGCCGCGACTTGTGGCGCGGGGGCACGAGGTGATCGCGACGACGACCAGCGCGGCCAAGCTCGACCTGGTGGTGCAGTTGGGCGCCAAGGGTGTGGTGATGGACGGGCTGGACCGAATGTCGGTGCGCGACGCGGTCGCCGCCGCACAGCCGGACGCGATCCTCCACCAGATGACCGCCATCAACCCGGTGCACGCGGGCCAGCCCAGCTTCAAGCACATGGACCGCTGGTTCGCCGGAACCAACCGGCTGCGCACCGAGGGCACGGACAACCTGCTGGCCGCGGCGCAGGCGACCGGTGTGACCAACATCGTCGCGCAGAGCTACGCCGCTTGGAACGGCTTGCGTCAGGGCGGCTGGGTGAAGACCGAGCGGGACATGCTGGACCCGATGAAGGGGACTACGGCGGCGCCTGGAATGGCGGCGATCGGCCATGTGGAAAATGCCGTCGTCAAGGCCGGCGGCGCGGTCCTTCGCTATGGCTGGTTCTACGGGCCGGACGCCACCGAGGCCCTGGCCGAGCCGGTCCGCAAGCGCCAGTTCCCGATCGTCGGCGACGGCGCGGGCCACACATCGTTTGTGCACCTGGACGACGCGGCCAGCGCCACCATCCTGACCGTGGAGCAGCACGCCAAGGGCGTGTTCAACATCGTCGACGACGAACCGGCCCCGGCGAACCAATGGCTGCCCTACACGGCCGCATGCGCGGGGGCGAAAAAACCGATGCGGGTTCCAGTCTGGCTGGCCCGGCCGCTCGCAGGACAGGTAGCGGTAATCCTGATGACCGAGGGCCGCGGCTTCTCCAACGCCAAGGCCAAGCGAGAACTCGGCTGGACGCTGCGCTACCCCTCGTGGCGGCAGGGCTTCAAGGAGGAACTGGCGTGA